The Bacillus sp. Y1 genome has a window encoding:
- a CDS encoding MarR family winged helix-turn-helix transcriptional regulator, producing the protein MKVEETKEIEIFADIEKDLRYIAGIIKQKGREILSNYTITPPQFVALQWLFEEGDMTIGELSNKMFLACSTTTDLVDRMEKNKLVMRVKDPNDRRVVRIHLLEEGERIIDEVIKKRQVYLQEVLVNFSSEEVILLKNNLMKLHQEMKEE; encoded by the coding sequence ATGAAAGTAGAAGAAACAAAAGAGATAGAGATTTTTGCTGATATCGAAAAAGATTTGCGTTATATTGCTGGTATTATCAAGCAAAAGGGTAGAGAAATTTTAAGTAACTATACTATTACTCCACCTCAGTTTGTTGCTCTTCAGTGGTTATTTGAAGAAGGCGATATGACAATTGGTGAACTTTCAAATAAAATGTTTCTTGCGTGTAGCACGACAACAGACCTTGTTGACAGAATGGAAAAAAACAAACTGGTAATGCGTGTGAAGGATCCAAATGATCGCCGTGTGGTCCGCATTCACCTTTTAGAAGAAGGGGAACGAATTATTGACGAAGTGATTAAGAAAAGACAGGTATACTTACAGGAGGTTTTAGTTAACTTTTCTAGCGAAGAAGTAATTCTCCTGAAAAACAATTTAATGAAATTACATCAAGAAATGAAAGAAGAATG